Proteins found in one Desulfuromonas thiophila genomic segment:
- a CDS encoding EAL domain-containing protein: protein MNLKIPQRRQRANSLKLKISLPVALLTAVLLTLTGYSLFGLFRQELEKTIERQQGTLVGSLAAQIDDRLLAFTGYLRHVAAQTDTQVLLTPAAAARFLEQQSGGQLLFGAGLALFDAQGSLVAVSQTRPCRCLSSERLRQLLETALQSRQPQMSDFVLSQENSRTEPRVLYVFPLLRQGRVVGALGGSLVLFGPGLLNYLQAFDTGAGSYLSLSDGRQMLRLSTQEGWLQIQPLPPHQRTLRRKALVERSLTLEQTDEQDAPLLSSVQRLQQVDWALAVHQPLAEAYAPLQPLRQQLLVAVAGKIALAAVAVWLLMRQLMRPLSQLTARIAAVAETEEQQAGPAADVGEERVAGDELAVLQRSFDLMLQRIGQHRQALEEQLQQLQTLIDAIPNPVFYVDDRGCFIGCNQAFEIVFGHPRAELVGTALTGVLPAELAAIVCGRCNQPDSLHSSEQQLLFADGREHPVLFSAAAFSRAGQACHGVVGALVDISARRRAEEQLRKLGLAVEQNPNAIIVTDIQGTIEYVNPSFCHLTGYSQEEAIGQNPRILNAGSAPREYFQTLWHTILAGHDWRGELRNRKKTGELFWQHALISPLKNSRGDITHFIAIMEDITARKRAERREQLTGRVLALLSLPNERTDKIHDILELIRDFSGCASVGLRLREANQSFPYYQSVGKKPDGQECPLLPLADETLAESVAPGASDSLCSRILQGLPQGVPVDGCFTAAGSFWTNPMSHCLPLADSGLCREQHCHCQQARSMALIPLRLEDEVIGLLQLLDADERKISRDLVEFLESIASSIAIAFEHRQVTEQLQERENRLDYLRFHDSLTGLPNRQYLRQQLRQALARTRRSGQPGAVLLLDLDRFKTVNDSLGHDLGDRLLREIAARLRTNLRENDVLARIGGDEFAILFEGLRDGQQVARRVEVLMEQLTRALCIADFELYVTASIGISLFPNDSNEIEGLLQAAEVAMYRAKQTGRNRYQFYRTEMNPRTRDLLLLEGQLRQALEKEQFVLYYQPKIDLLSGRVAGAEALLRWQHPERGMVSPADFIPLAEETGLIVPIGDWVLRQACRQLHQWQQAGLPLRLAVNLSGRQFQQEQLLDWLDAVLADCGATPESLELEITESVAMHSVENSIAILGAIRQRGLRLAIDDFGTGYSSLSYLKRFPINCLKIDQSFIRTLDSDANDGTIADSVIALARAMELQVVAEGIEKPEHLQFLQQRGCHEGQGYLFARPLPLAEFEDFVANWPGLPA, encoded by the coding sequence GTGAACCTGAAGATTCCGCAACGCCGTCAACGGGCCAACAGCCTCAAACTTAAAATCAGTTTGCCGGTCGCCCTGCTGACCGCCGTTCTGCTGACGCTGACCGGCTATAGCCTGTTCGGTCTGTTTCGCCAGGAGCTTGAAAAAACCATCGAACGCCAGCAGGGCACCCTGGTGGGGTCGCTGGCGGCCCAGATTGATGACCGGCTGCTGGCCTTCACCGGCTATCTGCGGCATGTGGCGGCCCAGACCGATACCCAGGTTCTGCTGACGCCGGCGGCCGCAGCCCGTTTTCTCGAACAACAATCCGGCGGTCAGCTGCTGTTTGGCGCTGGTCTGGCGCTGTTTGATGCCCAGGGCTCCCTGGTGGCCGTGAGTCAGACCCGGCCCTGTCGCTGTCTGAGCTCCGAGCGCCTGCGGCAGCTGCTCGAAACCGCCCTGCAATCACGTCAGCCGCAGATGTCCGATTTTGTCCTTTCACAGGAAAACAGCAGGACGGAGCCAAGGGTTCTGTATGTCTTTCCTTTGCTGCGCCAGGGCCGGGTGGTTGGCGCGCTGGGGGGCAGTCTGGTGCTGTTCGGGCCGGGGCTGCTCAACTACCTGCAGGCCTTCGACACCGGCGCCGGCAGCTACCTGAGTCTGAGTGATGGCCGCCAGATGCTGCGCCTTTCGACGCAGGAGGGCTGGTTGCAGATTCAGCCGCTGCCGCCCCACCAGCGTACCCTGCGGCGCAAGGCGCTGGTGGAACGTAGTCTGACCCTGGAGCAGACGGATGAACAGGATGCGCCGCTGCTCAGTTCGGTGCAGCGGCTGCAACAGGTCGACTGGGCACTGGCTGTGCACCAGCCGCTGGCCGAGGCCTATGCGCCGCTGCAACCGCTGCGCCAGCAACTGCTGGTGGCGGTGGCGGGCAAGATCGCGCTGGCCGCCGTGGCGGTCTGGCTGCTGATGCGCCAACTGATGCGGCCCCTGTCGCAGCTGACGGCCCGCATTGCTGCCGTGGCTGAAACCGAAGAGCAGCAAGCCGGCCCGGCCGCCGATGTTGGCGAGGAACGGGTGGCGGGCGATGAGCTGGCGGTGCTGCAACGCAGCTTCGATCTGATGCTGCAGCGTATCGGCCAGCACCGTCAGGCGCTGGAGGAGCAACTGCAGCAGTTGCAGACCCTGATCGACGCCATACCCAACCCGGTGTTCTATGTTGATGATCGGGGCTGTTTTATCGGCTGCAACCAGGCCTTCGAAATCGTTTTTGGCCATCCGCGCGCGGAACTGGTCGGAACGGCCCTGACCGGGGTGCTGCCAGCGGAACTGGCCGCCATCGTGTGTGGCCGTTGCAATCAGCCCGACAGCCTGCACAGCAGCGAACAGCAGCTGCTGTTCGCCGATGGCCGGGAACATCCCGTGCTGTTCTCCGCGGCCGCTTTCAGCCGCGCTGGCCAGGCCTGTCACGGTGTGGTCGGTGCCCTGGTTGATATCAGTGCCCGCCGCCGCGCCGAGGAGCAACTGCGCAAGCTCGGTCTGGCGGTGGAGCAGAATCCCAATGCCATTATCGTCACCGATATCCAGGGGACCATCGAGTACGTCAATCCCAGTTTCTGTCATCTGACCGGCTACAGTCAGGAGGAGGCCATCGGCCAGAACCCGCGCATTCTCAACGCCGGCAGCGCGCCCAGGGAATACTTCCAGACCCTGTGGCACACCATTCTGGCGGGTCATGACTGGCGTGGTGAACTGCGCAACCGCAAAAAAACCGGCGAGCTGTTCTGGCAGCACGCGCTGATCTCGCCATTGAAGAACAGCCGGGGGGACATCACCCACTTTATCGCCATCATGGAGGATATCACCGCCCGCAAGCGGGCTGAGCGGCGTGAACAGCTTACCGGCCGGGTGCTGGCGCTGCTGTCGCTGCCCAATGAGCGCACCGACAAGATTCACGATATTCTCGAACTGATCCGTGATTTTTCCGGCTGCGCCAGCGTCGGCCTGCGGCTGCGCGAGGCCAACCAGTCTTTTCCCTATTACCAGAGTGTCGGGAAGAAACCGGACGGGCAGGAGTGTCCGCTGCTGCCGCTGGCGGATGAAACCCTGGCGGAGTCGGTAGCGCCCGGCGCCAGCGATTCCCTCTGCAGCCGGATTCTGCAGGGCCTGCCACAGGGCGTGCCGGTCGATGGCTGTTTCACCGCCGCCGGCAGTTTCTGGACTAATCCGATGAGTCACTGCCTGCCGCTGGCCGACAGTGGCCTGTGCCGCGAGCAGCACTGTCACTGCCAGCAGGCGCGCTCGATGGCGCTGATTCCGTTGCGGCTGGAGGATGAGGTGATCGGCCTGCTGCAGTTGCTCGACGCCGATGAACGCAAGATCAGTCGTGATCTGGTGGAGTTTCTTGAATCCATTGCCAGCAGCATCGCCATTGCCTTTGAACACCGCCAGGTGACCGAGCAGCTGCAGGAGCGGGAAAACCGGCTTGATTACCTGCGGTTTCACGATAGCCTGACCGGGCTGCCCAACCGCCAGTATCTGCGCCAGCAGTTGCGTCAGGCGCTGGCGCGGACGCGGCGCTCGGGTCAGCCGGGAGCGGTATTGCTGCTTGATCTTGACCGCTTTAAAACCGTCAACGATTCCCTTGGTCATGATCTGGGTGACCGGTTGCTGCGTGAGATCGCGGCCCGCCTGCGCACCAACCTGCGCGAAAACGATGTGCTGGCGCGCATTGGTGGCGACGAATTCGCCATCCTGTTCGAAGGTCTGCGCGACGGTCAGCAGGTGGCGCGGCGGGTCGAGGTGCTGATGGAACAACTGACCCGGGCGTTGTGCATCGCCGATTTCGAGCTCTATGTCACCGCCAGCATCGGCATCAGCCTGTTTCCCAACGACAGTAATGAAATCGAAGGGTTGCTGCAGGCGGCCGAGGTGGCCATGTATCGTGCCAAGCAGACCGGTCGCAACCGCTACCAGTTCTACCGGACCGAAATGAACCCCCGCACCCGGGATCTGTTGCTGCTTGAAGGGCAGTTGCGCCAGGCGCTGGAAAAAGAGCAGTTCGTGCTGTATTACCAGCCCAAGATTGATCTGCTCAGTGGCCGGGTGGCCGGCGCCGAAGCCCTGCTGCGTTGGCAGCATCCCGAGCGCGGTATGGTGTCGCCGGCCGATTTTATTCCGCTGGCCGAGGAGACCGGCCTGATCGTTCCCATTGGCGACTGGGTGCTGCGGCAGGCCTGCCGCCAGCTGCACCAGTGGCAACAGGCCGGTTTGCCACTGCGGCTGGCCGTCAATCTGTCGGGCCGCCAGTTCCAGCAGGAGCAGCTGCTTGACTGGCTTGACGCGGTGCTGGCCGACTGCGGCGCCACGCCGGAATCGCTGGAGCTGGAGATCACCGAAAGTGTCGCCATGCACAGTGTGGAAAACAGCATCGCCATTCTGGGTGCCATTCGCCAGCGTGGTCTGCGTCTGGCCATTGACGATTTTGGCACCGGCTATTCCTCGCTGAGCTACCTTAAACGTTTCCCCATCAACTGCCTCAAGATTGACCAGTCCTTTATTCGCACCCTCGACAGTGATGCCAATGATGGCACCATCGCCGATTCGGTGATCGCCCTGGCCCGCGCCATGGAGTTGCAGGTGGTGGCCGAGGGTATCGAAAAGCCGGAACATCTGCAGTTTCTGCAGCAGCGCGGCTGTCATGAAGGGCAGGGTTATCTGTTCGCCCGGCCGCTGCCATTGGCCGAATTCGAGGATTTTGTCGCCAACTGGCCGGGCTTGCCTGCATAG
- a CDS encoding heavy metal translocating P-type ATPase gives MPLVELLIEGMHCASCVQRVEQALRALPGVTAVSVNLATGRAQVRLTAAGVPVAELVAALTRAGFAAEEVSDAALAQQHQQQAAEQEVRQLRRSMVLALALTLPLVVLEMGGHFVPPFHHWLLRHLGPQPLFMLLGCLATLVLFGPGWRFHRLGWPALLRGVPDMNALVVLGTSAAWGYSLVATQAPGLLPAGQAVVYYEAAAVIVSLILVGRYLEAVARGRTGAAIRRLLGLQAKSAHRLTEAGEEEVPLEQVRVGDLLRVRPGETVPVDGEVIEGRSHVDESMLTGEPLPVAKEPGAQVVGGTLNTQGSFCLRATRVGADSLLAQIVRLVQQAQSSRLPIQALVDRVIRLFVPAVLLVALLTFGAWLLWGNGLSQALVHAVAVLIVACPCAMGLATPTSILVGTGRAAELGILFRKGDALQQLCAARLVVFDKTGTLTRGRPELTDVQLAAGVERGPLLQQIASVEALSEHPIGQALVRAAQEQGLPLLAVTEFVAEPGFGVTGRVAGCQLRIGTERYLRPLGLDLSSFAVVAARLAGEGKTPLYAAVDDRPVAVLAVADALKDSTPAALQALRQAGIGLALLTGDQQRTAQAIADRLGIGELRAQLLPADKVDVLRQWQARQRPLVFVGDGINDAPALAQADVGIAIGSGTDVAIEAAEVVLLTGDLRQVVTAIALSRATLANIRQNLVWAFGYNVLLIPLAAGLFQPLLGLQLSPVLAALAMTASSLCVLTNALRLRRFRPVPLGDQTAG, from the coding sequence GTGCCACTGGTCGAACTGCTGATTGAGGGCATGCACTGCGCCAGCTGCGTGCAGCGGGTGGAGCAGGCTTTGCGCGCGCTGCCGGGCGTCACGGCGGTTTCGGTCAATCTTGCCACCGGCCGGGCGCAGGTGCGGCTGACAGCGGCTGGCGTACCGGTTGCCGAACTGGTAGCGGCGCTGACACGGGCCGGGTTCGCCGCCGAAGAGGTCAGTGACGCGGCTTTGGCGCAGCAGCACCAGCAGCAGGCGGCCGAGCAGGAGGTGCGCCAGCTGCGCCGCTCGATGGTGCTGGCCCTGGCCCTGACGCTGCCTCTGGTGGTGCTGGAGATGGGGGGCCACTTTGTGCCGCCGTTTCATCACTGGCTGCTGCGGCATCTGGGACCGCAGCCGCTGTTTATGCTGCTGGGCTGCCTGGCGACGCTGGTGCTGTTCGGACCGGGCTGGCGTTTTCACCGGTTGGGCTGGCCGGCGCTGCTGCGCGGCGTGCCCGACATGAACGCTCTGGTGGTGCTGGGCACCTCTGCAGCCTGGGGCTATTCGCTGGTGGCCACCCAGGCGCCCGGCCTGTTGCCTGCCGGTCAGGCGGTGGTGTACTACGAGGCCGCTGCGGTGATCGTCAGTCTGATTCTGGTTGGCCGTTATCTGGAAGCGGTGGCAAGGGGACGCACCGGCGCCGCCATCCGCCGGTTGCTGGGGTTGCAGGCCAAGTCGGCCCACCGCCTGACGGAAGCTGGCGAGGAGGAGGTGCCGCTGGAGCAGGTGCGGGTCGGTGATCTGCTGCGGGTGCGGCCGGGCGAAACCGTGCCGGTGGATGGCGAAGTGATTGAGGGTCGCTCCCACGTTGATGAATCCATGCTCACCGGCGAGCCGTTGCCGGTGGCCAAGGAACCCGGCGCCCAGGTGGTGGGCGGCACGTTGAACACCCAGGGCAGCTTCTGTCTGCGCGCCACCCGGGTTGGCGCCGACAGCCTGCTGGCGCAGATTGTGCGCCTGGTGCAGCAGGCCCAGAGCAGTCGGCTGCCGATTCAGGCGCTGGTTGACCGGGTCATTCGCCTGTTTGTGCCGGCGGTGCTGCTGGTGGCGCTGCTCACCTTTGGTGCCTGGCTGCTGTGGGGCAACGGTCTCAGCCAGGCCTTGGTCCATGCCGTGGCGGTGTTGATCGTCGCTTGCCCCTGCGCCATGGGCCTGGCCACACCGACCTCCATTCTGGTGGGCACCGGCCGGGCGGCCGAGTTGGGCATTCTGTTTCGCAAGGGCGATGCCCTGCAGCAGCTGTGCGCCGCCCGTCTGGTGGTGTTCGACAAAACCGGTACCCTTACCCGTGGCCGACCCGAGTTGACCGACGTGCAGCTGGCCGCCGGCGTCGAACGCGGGCCGCTGCTGCAGCAGATCGCCAGTGTCGAGGCCCTGTCGGAACATCCCATCGGCCAGGCGTTGGTGCGCGCCGCGCAGGAACAGGGTCTGCCGCTGCTGGCGGTGACGGAGTTTGTCGCCGAGCCCGGTTTCGGCGTTACCGGCCGGGTGGCCGGTTGTCAGCTGCGGATCGGCACCGAACGCTATCTGCGGCCTCTTGGTCTGGATCTGTCCTCCTTCGCCGTGGTGGCCGCGCGCCTGGCCGGTGAGGGTAAGACGCCGCTCTATGCCGCTGTCGATGACCGGCCGGTCGCGGTGCTGGCCGTGGCCGACGCCCTCAAGGACAGCACTCCGGCGGCTCTGCAGGCCCTGCGGCAGGCCGGTATCGGGTTGGCGCTGCTGACCGGCGATCAGCAGCGCACGGCCCAGGCCATTGCCGATCGCCTTGGTATCGGTGAACTGCGGGCCCAGCTGTTGCCGGCCGACAAGGTTGACGTCCTGCGCCAATGGCAGGCCCGTCAGCGGCCGCTGGTGTTTGTTGGCGACGGCATCAACGATGCTCCGGCGCTGGCTCAGGCCGATGTCGGCATCGCCATCGGCAGCGGTACCGATGTGGCCATCGAGGCGGCCGAGGTGGTGCTGCTGACCGGCGATCTGCGTCAGGTGGTGACCGCCATCGCCCTGTCACGTGCCACCCTGGCCAATATCCGCCAGAATCTGGTCTGGGCCTTCGGCTACAATGTGCTGCTGATTCCCCTGGCCGCCGGTCTGTTCCAGCCGCTGCTTGGTCTGCAGTTGTCGCCGGTGCTGGCGGCCCTGGCCATGACGGCATCAAGTCTGTGTGTACTGACCAACGCCCTGCGCCTGCGGCGCTTTCGGCCGGTGCCGCTTGGTGATCAAACCGCCGGTTGA
- a CDS encoding 3-deoxy-7-phosphoheptulonate synthase, translating into MFRTNNLNIKGFVEVIAPADLKQVFPQSEAASEFVARSRRQVIDILENRDPRLMVVVGPCSIHDPQAALDYARRLARLSHELQDQLLLVMRVYFEKPRTTVGWKGLINDPDLNGTHQISKGLGVARQLFCAITDLKLAIATEMLDTITPQYFADLISWGAIGARTTESQPHREMSSGLSFPVGFKNSTDGNLRIAMDAMSAAAHSHSFLGINRTGRISIVQTSGNPHVHIVLRGGSAGPNYQRQAIAETEAELAKRQLSGAIMVDCSHANSNKDHRRQPQVAQEVVDQIAAGNRSIRALMIESNLEEGSQPVGDPCSLRYGVSITDKCIDWATTEPLLRDIYARLAELGGRPL; encoded by the coding sequence ATGTTCCGCACCAACAATCTCAATATCAAAGGCTTTGTCGAGGTTATCGCTCCGGCTGATCTTAAGCAGGTGTTCCCCCAGTCTGAAGCCGCATCGGAATTTGTCGCCCGCTCACGCCGCCAGGTGATCGATATTCTGGAAAACCGCGACCCCCGCCTGATGGTTGTCGTCGGCCCCTGCTCCATTCATGATCCCCAGGCCGCTCTCGACTATGCCCGCCGGCTGGCGCGCCTGAGCCACGAACTGCAGGATCAGCTGCTGCTGGTGATGCGTGTCTATTTCGAAAAACCGCGCACCACCGTCGGCTGGAAGGGTCTGATCAACGACCCCGACCTGAATGGCACCCATCAGATCTCCAAGGGGCTGGGCGTGGCTCGCCAGCTGTTCTGCGCCATCACCGATCTGAAGCTGGCCATCGCCACCGAGATGCTCGATACCATCACGCCGCAGTATTTCGCCGACCTGATCAGCTGGGGCGCCATCGGCGCACGCACCACCGAATCGCAGCCCCACCGCGAGATGTCCAGCGGCCTGTCCTTCCCCGTCGGCTTCAAGAACAGTACCGACGGCAACCTGCGCATTGCCATGGATGCCATGAGCGCCGCCGCGCACTCGCACAGCTTTCTCGGCATCAACCGCACCGGCCGCATCTCCATTGTGCAGACCAGTGGCAATCCCCATGTCCATATCGTGCTGCGCGGCGGTAGCGCCGGACCGAATTACCAACGCCAGGCCATTGCCGAAACCGAAGCCGAACTGGCCAAACGCCAGCTGTCCGGCGCCATTATGGTCGATTGCAGCCACGCCAATTCCAACAAGGATCACCGCCGCCAGCCGCAGGTGGCCCAGGAAGTGGTCGATCAGATCGCCGCCGGCAACCGCTCCATCCGCGCCCTGATGATCGAAAGCAATCTGGAAGAAGGCAGCCAGCCCGTCGGTGACCCCTGCAGTCTGCGCTATGGCGTGTCCATCACCGACAAATGCATCGACTGGGCCACCACCGAACCCCTGCTGCGCGACATCTATGCCCGCCTGGCCGAACTGGGCGGCCGGCCACTGTAG
- a CDS encoding DUF4870 family protein — MSVTVLPPQPANGSGPAKIVYILYLIGLVFGLTAIIGLIIAYVYRSDAPDWLRSHYHFQIRTFWIGLLYLFIGGLLTPVLIGYFVLLFATLWLIIRCITGLKQLGNGAPLTNPHRWLL, encoded by the coding sequence ATGAGCGTCACCGTGCTGCCACCCCAGCCCGCCAACGGCAGCGGACCGGCAAAAATCGTCTACATTCTGTATCTGATCGGACTGGTTTTCGGCCTTACCGCCATCATCGGCTTGATCATCGCCTACGTCTACCGCAGCGATGCACCCGACTGGCTGCGCAGCCATTACCACTTTCAGATCCGCACCTTCTGGATCGGCCTGCTCTACCTCTTCATCGGCGGTCTGCTCACTCCGGTGCTGATCGGCTATTTCGTGCTGCTGTTCGCCACCCTCTGGCTGATCATCCGCTGCATCACCGGCCTGAAACAGCTCGGCAACGGCGCGCCGCTGACCAATCCGCACCGCTGGCTGCTGTAA
- a CDS encoding LemA family protein gives MITTIVLALVLLAVLALIGYAILIYNGLVRMHNDCDKAWSNIDILLKQRFDELPKLVEVCQRYMEHERDTLEAVIQARSQVASARGEQAQQQAQNLLSDTLRSLFAVVERYPDLKADSLFRGLSQRISELENQIADRRELFNEHVNLYNIRIAQFPDLLIARQFRFSDRRLWKIDPAHRADVAIQFQRP, from the coding sequence ATGATCACAACAATCGTACTGGCGCTAGTGCTGCTGGCAGTGCTGGCCCTGATCGGCTACGCCATCCTGATCTACAACGGCCTGGTGCGCATGCACAATGACTGCGACAAGGCCTGGAGCAACATCGATATCCTCCTCAAGCAGCGGTTCGACGAACTGCCCAAACTGGTCGAGGTGTGCCAGCGCTACATGGAACACGAACGCGACACCCTTGAAGCCGTCATCCAGGCCCGCTCCCAGGTGGCCAGCGCCCGCGGTGAACAGGCCCAGCAGCAGGCCCAGAATCTGCTCAGCGACACCCTGCGCTCCCTCTTCGCCGTGGTGGAACGCTATCCCGACCTCAAGGCCGACAGCCTGTTCCGTGGCCTGAGCCAGCGCATCAGCGAGCTGGAAAACCAGATTGCCGACCGGCGCGAACTGTTCAACGAACACGTCAACCTCTACAACATCCGCATCGCCCAGTTCCCCGATCTGCTGATCGCCCGCCAGTTCCGTTTCAGCGACCGCCGGCTGTGGAAGATTGACCCCGCCCACCGCGCCGATGTCGCCATTCAGTTCCAGCGTCCGTAA
- a CDS encoding GIDE domain-containing protein: MAVNADDCRLYVQAQPAAPQLSALCRQLAAAGGPDAYSCGQRLKGLGIAELARGPRNTLEALTPLLADAGWACWLLPAPSPPACPPRPLQTFEQRDESLWFHCDAGRFELTADDPAPLLIVADLSGQAVAAHLRRQLARHSYGQGADSAAASLQRLEKDIFQHQPRLDLYWRDASGTLLRAVRIRPGSFDHRQLGDQASLSRNANLLALLQRIRQCCPAASLHQTLGLAFLPDYPLQLPATDEAELQRNAQALTGYGQLMATIEQANALQSAVEQPAALTGAENGILLAAGATLPSPLGDTAATAPSETAANPPTPDSAPAPLPPPPEGAALAGRRWPLAPAQLAVFAIASLTALLTQLQPHWLRPLLGGLLHSGLLAAGAALLCLISAFRALHLKHCIAHTPTSRIRSLAMGRVEIQGQARRLYALVSPLTQLPCVYYSLKRYRRNAKDNGWDLVSSRSSGAVPFALEDATGSIRIDPAGARLRPSQTQEIFGNSHLPLATGLANNEKWREEIIADGAPLYVLGYAHSRRQHADRQGLLRQRLRDLKQDRAKLRDYDRNGDGRIDSQEWDEARQEQQRQLLLEQLRPDREAEAETWVGRPPGRWQPFLIAEQLSETELGRGYGLSFVLLLLVGVALAVWALLLAGSYFTLWPGC, translated from the coding sequence ATGGCTGTCAACGCTGACGACTGTCGCCTGTACGTTCAGGCCCAACCGGCCGCGCCACAGCTCAGCGCCCTGTGCCGACAGCTGGCCGCCGCCGGTGGTCCCGATGCCTACAGCTGCGGCCAACGTCTCAAAGGTCTCGGCATTGCCGAACTGGCGCGCGGACCGCGCAACACCCTGGAAGCGCTGACGCCCCTGCTCGCCGATGCCGGCTGGGCCTGCTGGCTGCTGCCGGCACCGTCACCACCAGCGTGCCCGCCCCGCCCGCTGCAAACCTTTGAGCAGCGCGACGAAAGCCTGTGGTTCCACTGCGACGCCGGCCGCTTCGAACTGACAGCGGATGATCCCGCGCCGCTGCTGATTGTGGCCGACCTGTCCGGTCAGGCCGTCGCCGCACATCTGCGGCGCCAGCTGGCCCGCCACAGCTACGGTCAGGGCGCCGACAGCGCCGCCGCCAGCCTGCAACGACTGGAAAAGGACATCTTTCAACATCAGCCGCGGCTGGATCTGTACTGGCGCGACGCCAGCGGCACCCTGCTGCGGGCCGTGCGCATCCGCCCCGGCAGCTTCGACCACCGCCAGCTCGGCGACCAGGCCAGCTTGAGCCGCAACGCCAACCTGCTGGCGCTGCTGCAGCGCATCCGCCAGTGCTGCCCGGCCGCATCCCTCCACCAGACCCTGGGCCTGGCCTTTCTGCCCGATTACCCGCTGCAGCTGCCAGCAACCGACGAGGCCGAACTGCAACGCAACGCCCAGGCGCTGACCGGCTACGGCCAGCTGATGGCGACCATCGAGCAGGCCAACGCGCTCCAGTCGGCGGTCGAACAGCCCGCCGCTCTGACCGGGGCAGAAAACGGCATCCTGCTGGCAGCCGGCGCAACCCTGCCGTCCCCTCTGGGCGACACAGCCGCCACGGCCCCGAGCGAAACAGCGGCCAATCCGCCAACGCCGGACAGCGCTCCGGCACCCCTGCCACCCCCGCCTGAAGGCGCCGCCCTGGCCGGGCGGCGCTGGCCGTTGGCGCCCGCGCAACTGGCCGTTTTCGCAATTGCCAGCCTGACCGCGCTGCTGACCCAGCTACAACCCCACTGGCTGCGCCCGCTGCTGGGCGGCTTGCTGCACAGCGGCCTGCTGGCCGCTGGCGCGGCGCTGCTGTGCCTGATCAGCGCCTTTCGCGCCCTGCACCTGAAACACTGCATCGCCCACACGCCCACCAGCCGCATCCGCTCGCTGGCCATGGGCCGGGTCGAGATTCAGGGCCAGGCACGGCGGCTGTACGCTTTGGTTTCGCCACTGACGCAGCTACCCTGCGTCTATTACAGTCTGAAGCGCTACCGGCGCAATGCCAAGGACAACGGCTGGGATCTGGTCAGCAGCCGCAGCAGCGGGGCCGTGCCCTTTGCGCTGGAAGACGCTACCGGCAGCATCCGTATCGATCCGGCCGGCGCGCGCCTGCGCCCTAGTCAGACCCAGGAGATCTTCGGCAACAGCCATCTGCCGCTGGCCACCGGCCTGGCCAACAATGAAAAATGGCGCGAAGAGATCATCGCCGACGGTGCCCCCCTCTATGTGCTGGGCTACGCTCACAGCCGCCGGCAGCACGCCGACCGGCAGGGTCTGTTGCGTCAGCGCCTGCGCGACCTCAAACAGGATCGCGCAAAACTGCGCGATTACGACCGCAACGGCGATGGCCGGATCGACAGCCAGGAATGGGACGAAGCCCGCCAGGAGCAGCAGCGTCAACTCTTGCTGGAGCAACTGCGGCCCGACCGCGAAGCCGAAGCCGAAACCTGGGTCGGCCGGCCACCGGGGCGCTGGCAACCCTTTCTCATTGCCGAGCAGCTGTCCGAAACCGAGCTTGGTCGCGGCTATGGCCTCAGCTTCGTCCTGCTGCTGCTCGTCGGCGTGGCGCTGGCCGTCTGGGCTCTGCTGCTGGCCGGCAGCTATTTCACCCTGTGGCCCGGTTGCTGA
- a CDS encoding EamA family transporter produces MTLLLLVSLVWAFSFGLIKGQLTGLDPNLVAFIRLALALLVFLPFYRPALLPPRFQLQLLVIGAIQYGLMYSSYTAAFKLLHAYEVALFTIFTPLYVTLFHDLASRTLHRRFWLTAVLACAGAALVLYQGLGSTGSGSFLRGFALVQGANLCFAFGQIAYRRLLTGWSGHDHQLFALLYGGACLVTAPLVSQAGSWPQLTRLLPQQLLVLLYLGVLASGLCFFGWNRGARQVTAGVLAVSNNLKIPLAVLCSGLLFGEPLNGPRLLVGFALLLLALVLERRASR; encoded by the coding sequence GTGACCCTGCTGCTGCTCGTTTCGCTGGTCTGGGCCTTTTCCTTCGGTCTGATCAAGGGCCAGCTGACCGGCCTTGATCCCAACCTGGTGGCCTTTATTCGCCTGGCGCTGGCACTGCTGGTCTTTCTGCCGTTCTACCGTCCCGCCCTGCTGCCACCACGCTTTCAGCTGCAACTGCTGGTCATCGGCGCCATTCAGTACGGTCTGATGTACAGCAGCTACACCGCCGCCTTCAAGCTGCTGCACGCCTACGAGGTGGCCCTGTTCACCATCTTTACCCCCCTGTATGTCACCCTGTTTCACGACCTGGCCAGTCGCACATTGCACCGCCGCTTCTGGCTTACCGCCGTGCTGGCCTGCGCCGGAGCCGCGCTGGTGCTGTATCAGGGGCTGGGCAGTACAGGGTCAGGCAGTTTTCTGCGCGGCTTCGCCCTGGTCCAGGGGGCCAATCTCTGCTTCGCCTTTGGCCAGATCGCCTACCGCCGACTGCTGACCGGCTGGTCCGGCCACGATCATCAACTGTTCGCCCTGCTCTATGGCGGCGCCTGTCTGGTCACGGCGCCACTGGTCAGCCAGGCCGGCAGCTGGCCGCAGCTGACCCGTTTGCTGCCGCAGCAACTGCTGGTGCTGCTCTATCTGGGCGTGCTGGCTTCGGGGCTATGCTTCTTTGGCTGGAACCGAGGCGCGCGACAGGTGACAGCCGGGGTGCTGGCGGTGAGCAACAATCTGAAGATTCCGCTGGCAGTGCTCTGTTCCGGCCTGCTGTTCGGCGAGCCGCTCAACGGACCGCGGCTGCTGGTGGGTTTCGCTCTGCTGCTGCTGGCCCTGGTGCTGGAGCGACGCGCCAGCCGCTGA